One genomic segment of Synechocystis sp. LKSZ1 includes these proteins:
- a CDS encoding glycosyltransferase family 4 protein, translated as MKLPFLIILLLSFSMSLLITKRVQVLALNKSLIDIPNERSSHQVPTPRGGGIGFTAAFLIILMLINWLPDINLSPNLFLFLVITPLAIVGFLDDRYNLPSGLRYTIQLASALLTVWHYGNFPQPWLDSLGIGGLLLALGLTAIGFTALVNFYNFMDGLDGFITTITTIQLSFIALFLNQPIWWLFIAALLGFLYWNWSPAKIFMGDVGSTVLGAVVAIALIQSPTTELAWSALAITLPVTADTIYTLIIRLRRGENIFLAHRSHLFQRLHQAGWSHAQVTVAYGVLTITIAALVFLGKMWGALAAVGLILLLIPVTEFYLKKVHSSVQN; from the coding sequence ATGAAGCTACCATTTTTGATCATTCTTCTTCTGTCTTTTTCCATGTCTTTGTTGATAACAAAGAGAGTACAAGTTTTGGCTTTAAATAAAAGCTTAATCGATATCCCCAATGAACGAAGTTCCCATCAAGTACCAACACCTCGGGGTGGAGGAATTGGTTTTACTGCGGCATTTCTAATTATATTAATGCTAATTAATTGGCTTCCTGACATAAACTTATCACCAAATTTATTTTTATTTCTTGTTATCACTCCTCTAGCTATTGTTGGATTTTTAGATGACCGCTATAACTTACCCTCTGGTCTACGTTATACCATCCAATTAGCCTCTGCTCTACTCACTGTTTGGCATTACGGAAATTTCCCTCAACCCTGGCTAGATAGTTTGGGGATAGGAGGATTGTTATTGGCTCTAGGATTGACTGCAATTGGTTTTACTGCTTTAGTAAATTTCTATAATTTTATGGACGGACTAGATGGATTTATCACAACTATTACAACGATCCAATTAAGTTTTATTGCGTTGTTCTTAAATCAACCTATCTGGTGGTTATTTATTGCCGCTTTGTTGGGATTCCTTTATTGGAATTGGTCACCAGCGAAAATTTTTATGGGGGATGTAGGTAGTACCGTTTTAGGGGCAGTAGTCGCAATTGCCCTGATCCAGTCTCCTACTACAGAATTAGCTTGGTCGGCCCTAGCCATTACCTTGCCAGTGACTGCTGATACCATTTATACCCTCATTATCCGCCTACGTCGTGGAGAAAATATTTTTCTAGCTCATCGTTCTCACCTCTTTCAGCGTCTCCATCAGGCAGGCTGGTCCCATGCTCAAGTTACGGTAGCCTATGGCGTGTTAACCATTACCATTGCTGCATTAGTTTTTCTCGGAAAAATGTGGGGAGCACTCGCTGCTGTAGGACTAATTTTACTCTTGATTCCTGTGACAGAATTTTATCTAAAAAAAGTACATTCTTCTGTGCAAAATTAA